The Brachyhypopomus gauderio isolate BG-103 chromosome 12, BGAUD_0.2, whole genome shotgun sequence genome window below encodes:
- the pstpip1b gene encoding proline-serine-threonine phosphatase-interacting protein 1b isoform X2 → MAALQFCDAFWGSDFSDRSGYEAILQRLNEGRRMCKDVEELLRMRAVAEEKFGKELVAIARRSGGHTEISTLRASFDQLKAEIENTGTQHILLSGMIKEEVQKIEAFREHQKEQRKKLEEIIEKVQKPIEALYKRTMESKRCYEQRCKEADESEQCVEKRSNPVTTTTHRQTEKVLNRARLCRQAARLAEKQLKWNVEQLDKTHQDWESTYRSTCEVFQQQESDRIRMLRCVLWDHCNHLSMQCVKDDECYEEARKVLEQCDITTDNNCFIQMRKTSSSPPNSVEFQNYYNTDTNGCVDGKDAHRSSLQLETSVVHNLTFSVAPTHRFR, encoded by the exons ATGGCGGCTCTACAGTTCTGCGATGCGTTTTGG GGTTCAGACTTTTCCGATCGCTCGGGTTATGAGGCCATTCTCCAGAGGCTGAATGAAGGCAGACGAATGTGCAAGGATGTGGAGGAGTTGCTCAGAATGAG AGCAGTAGCAGAGGAGAAGTTTGGAAAGGAGCTGGTGGCAATAGCACGTAGATCAGGAGGTCACACAGAGATCAG CACATTAAGGGCATCATTTGATCAGCTTAAAGCAG AAATCGAGAACACGGGCACTCAGCACATCCTGCTATCTGGGATGATTAAAGAGGAAGTTCAGAAAATAGAAGCATTCCGAGAACATCAGAAAGAACAAAGAAAAAAG CTGGAGGAGATCATTGAGAAGGTTCAGAAGCCCATAGAGGCCCTATACAAAAGGACTATGGAG TCTAAGAGGTGTTATGAGCAGAGATGTAAAGAGGCGGACGAATCTGAACAGTGTGTGGAGAAAAGGAGCAACCCTgtgaccaccaccacccacaggcAAACGGAGAAG GTTCTGAACAGGGCTCGGCTGTGCAGGCAGGCAGCCCGACTTGCAG AAAAACAGTTAAAGTGGAATGTCGAGCAGCTGGATAAAACTCATCAAGACTGGGAAAGCACATACAGGAGTACATGtgag GTGTTCCAGCAGCAGGAGTCGGACCGTATTAGAATGCTGCGCTGTGTGTTATGGGATCACTGTAATCATCTGTCCATGCAGTGTGTAAAGGATGATGAG TGCTATGAGGAAGCAAGGAAGGTTCTAGAACAGTGTGACATCACAACAGATAACAACTGCTTCATCCAAATGCGAAAGACAAGCTCCAGCCCACCAA ACTCTGTAGAGTTTCAGAATTactacaacacagacacaaatggCTGTGTAGATGGCAAAGACGCACACAG GTCTTCCCTGCAGTTGGAAACATCTGTCGTTCACAACCTGACTTTCTCAGTGGCTCCAACTCACC GATTCAGATGA
- the pstpip1b gene encoding proline-serine-threonine phosphatase-interacting protein 1b isoform X1, which yields MAALQFCDAFWGSDFSDRSGYEAILQRLNEGRRMCKDVEELLRMRAVAEEKFGKELVAIARRSGGHTEISTLRASFDQLKAEIENTGTQHILLSGMIKEEVQKIEAFREHQKEQRKKLEEIIEKVQKPIEALYKRTMESKRCYEQRCKEADESEQCVEKRSNPVTTTTHRQTEKVLNRARLCRQAARLAEKQLKWNVEQLDKTHQDWESTYRSTCEVFQQQESDRIRMLRCVLWDHCNHLSMQCVKDDECYEEARKVLEQCDITTDNNCFIQMRKTSSSPPNSVEFQNYYNTDTNGCVDGKDAHRSSLQLETSVVHNLTFSVAPTHQVTVAQERLSGAFVTTQERGETEDEKYKVLYDYEAQDSDELSITCGDILMISEQGEDGWWTARKGDLIGLVPGTYLIKL from the exons ATGGCGGCTCTACAGTTCTGCGATGCGTTTTGG GGTTCAGACTTTTCCGATCGCTCGGGTTATGAGGCCATTCTCCAGAGGCTGAATGAAGGCAGACGAATGTGCAAGGATGTGGAGGAGTTGCTCAGAATGAG AGCAGTAGCAGAGGAGAAGTTTGGAAAGGAGCTGGTGGCAATAGCACGTAGATCAGGAGGTCACACAGAGATCAG CACATTAAGGGCATCATTTGATCAGCTTAAAGCAG AAATCGAGAACACGGGCACTCAGCACATCCTGCTATCTGGGATGATTAAAGAGGAAGTTCAGAAAATAGAAGCATTCCGAGAACATCAGAAAGAACAAAGAAAAAAG CTGGAGGAGATCATTGAGAAGGTTCAGAAGCCCATAGAGGCCCTATACAAAAGGACTATGGAG TCTAAGAGGTGTTATGAGCAGAGATGTAAAGAGGCGGACGAATCTGAACAGTGTGTGGAGAAAAGGAGCAACCCTgtgaccaccaccacccacaggcAAACGGAGAAG GTTCTGAACAGGGCTCGGCTGTGCAGGCAGGCAGCCCGACTTGCAG AAAAACAGTTAAAGTGGAATGTCGAGCAGCTGGATAAAACTCATCAAGACTGGGAAAGCACATACAGGAGTACATGtgag GTGTTCCAGCAGCAGGAGTCGGACCGTATTAGAATGCTGCGCTGTGTGTTATGGGATCACTGTAATCATCTGTCCATGCAGTGTGTAAAGGATGATGAG TGCTATGAGGAAGCAAGGAAGGTTCTAGAACAGTGTGACATCACAACAGATAACAACTGCTTCATCCAAATGCGAAAGACAAGCTCCAGCCCACCAA ACTCTGTAGAGTTTCAGAATTactacaacacagacacaaatggCTGTGTAGATGGCAAAGACGCACACAG GTCTTCCCTGCAGTTGGAAACATCTGTCGTTCACAACCTGACTTTCTCAGTGGCTCCAACTCACC AGGTCACAGTAGCTCAAGAGCGTTTAAGTGGAGCGTTTGTCACTACTCAGGAACGTGGAGAGACTGAGGACGAAAAGTATAAAGTTTTATATGATTACGAAGCGCAG GATTCAGATGAGCTTTCGATCACTTGTGGGGACATTTTGATGATAAGTGAGCAGGGAGAGGATGGCTGGTGGACAGCTCGAAAGGGTGACCTCATTGGCCTTGTGCCTGGAACATACTTAATTAAACTCTGA
- the tspan3b gene encoding tetraspanin-3b codes for MGQCGVISSKTVLVFLNLIFWAAAGILCYIGAYVFITYDDYDHFFEDIYTLVPAVVIIGAGTLLFLIGFVGCCATVRESRCGLATFSAVLLLVFATEVVVMVLGYLYRAKVEAEVNHSIQKVYYEYNGTNTDAPSRAIDYVQRQLHCCGIHNYSDWMNTPWFTESRNNCVPVSCCKPTITNCTGTLTRPGDLYPEGCEVLVVKKLKDIMLYVILAALTFAAIQMLGLLCACVVLCRRGHDPTYELLINTGIDA; via the exons ATGGGCCAATGTGGAGTTATTTCTTCAAAAACGGTTTTGGTATTTCTCAATCTAATATTTTGG GCTGCTGCGGGGATACTGTGCTACATTGGAGCATATGTTTTCATTACATATGATGACTATGATCATTTCTTTGAGGACATCTACACACTCGTCCCTGCAGTGGTCATCATCGGCGCTGGcacactcctcttcctcattggATTCGTTGGTTGCTGTGCAACTGTAAGAGAGAGCCGCTGTGGCCTGGCAACT TTCTCAGCGGTGCTCCTGCTGGTGTTTGCTacagaggtggtggtgatggtgctggGTTACCTGTACAGAGCCAAG GTGGAAGCTGAGGTTAATCATTCCATTCAGAAGGTGTATTATGAGTATAATGGAACAAACACAGATGCTCCAAGCAGAGCTATAGACTATGTGCAGAGACAG CTGCACTGCTGTGGGATCCATAACTACTCCGACTGGATGAACACGCCTTGGTTTACTGAGTCCAGAAATAACTGCGTCCCAGTCAGCTGTTGCAAGCCTACCATCACTAACTGCACTGGGACACTGACACGGCCTGGGGACCTGTACCCAGAG GGCTGTGAAGTTCTGGTGGTGAAAAAGCTGAAGGACATAATGCTATACGTCATTCTAGCTGCTTTAACCTTCGCTGCCATACAG ATGCTGGGGCTGCTGTGTGCCTGTGTAGTCCTGTGCCGTAGGGGTCACGACCCCACCTATGAGCTCCTGATCAACACTGGAATCGATGCTTGA
- the nmbb gene encoding neuromedin Bb: MSSFTLHSFTQFGFFAYLVFFSYISITSSVSLDLTELRNKVAKIKVNPRGNLWATGHFMGKKSVVDSAFSPPHDDNMSAFEVALNPQKVEPDDLYQEVLKIALQARLDSEESRAKNPETTLLMKILESYIQGVRK, translated from the exons ATGTCGAGTTTTACTTTACACAGCTTTACACAGTTTGGATTCTTCGCCtatcttgtgtttttttcctATATTTCAATCACATCTTCAGTCAGCCTCGATTTGACTGAACTGAGGAACAAAGTAGCGAAGATCAAAGTCAATCCGAGGGGAAACCTATGGGCCACAG GTCACTTCATGGGGAAGAAGAGCGTGGTGGACAGCGCGTTCTCGCCCCCCCACGATGATAATATGAGTGCCTTCGAAGTCGCCCTGAATCCACAAAAGGTAGAACCTGATGATCTTTATCAAGAGGTCCTAAAAATAGCGCTACAGGCGCGTCTTGACTCAGAGGAAAGCCGCGCTAAAAATCCG GAGACTACATTATTGATGAAGATTTTAGAGAGCTACATCCAAGGCGTCAGAAAGTGA